The Ralstonia insidiosa region TCTCCCCACGCACCCTCAGCCCGCATGGGGGCGATTCAAACGCCTGAGCGTGCACTTGCTCTGCACCCCCTCCAACGGGTGCTGTAACAGAACAGTCACGTTGCATTACTACCCTACGCGCTTACTTCACACTTGCGCGTTGTGAAACACGTCCGCACACCGGGCGATGTAGCACGCGTCTCTCACACTGACCGGGTATGGCTGGAAACGTCGCATCGGGTGGTGCGCGGCGGATACTGCCTTGGTGCATCGCGATGATCGGCGTCTGCGTTTTCCATCCTGCCGTGTCTGCCGGCCCTGTCGAGCCGGAGCCGGCCGTCATTGCCGGCGCGCCGCCTCTGGATGTCGAGCGCTGGTTCGACATCGAGCCGCAGCCGCTGCAGCGTGCGCTGGAGCACTACGGTGCTGTCACCGGCATGTCCTTGCTGTATGACAGCGCGTTGACGGCGGGCCGTGCTGCGCCTGCCGTGCGTGGTGCCATGACGCCGCACATGGCGCTGTTGCGCTTGCTGGAGGGCAGTGGCCTGGCCCCGCGCTACACCGGTGCCGACACGCTGGTGCTGCTGCCCGTGCGTTCGCAAGCCAGTGCAGAGGCAAACGAACCCGATACCGCCAACCAGCCGGCACAACGCTGGTACTACGGCCTGATCCAGCACCGGATACGCGATGCGTTCTGTGCGAACCCGATCCTCGCGCAAGGCCGGCACCGCATTGCATTGCGCCTGTGGGTGGATGCGCGGGGCAGCATAGGCCCGGTGCATCTGCT contains the following coding sequences:
- a CDS encoding TonB C-terminal domain-containing protein; this encodes MSAGPVEPEPAVIAGAPPLDVERWFDIEPQPLQRALEHYGAVTGMSLLYDSALTAGRAAPAVRGAMTPHMALLRLLEGSGLAPRYTGADTLVLLPVRSQASAEANEPDTANQPAQRWYYGLIQHRIRDAFCANPILAQGRHRIALRLWVDARGSIGPVHLLDSTGDAVLDRLVVSALQGVSVGEAVPASVAQPFTFVVMPRASGQSWGCVAPAASVSVISAGVRHG